Below is a genomic region from Candidatus Zixiibacteriota bacterium.
CTGGCCGAAATCGGTGTGATTCTCCTGCTTTTCATGGTCGGGCTGGAATCTTCCATCAATGAGATGATGAAGGTCGGCGCGGCCTCTTTCATGGTGGCCACTTTCGGCGTCATCGCGCCCTTTTTCCTCGGCTGGGGCATCGCCATCCTATTCCTGCCGGAACATTCGACCTATGTTCATATATTTATCGGGGCCACTCTGACCGCCACCTCGGTTGGAATTACGGCCCGGGTTCTCAAGGATATCGGGAAACTGAAAACCAATGAAGCCAAAATTATCCTCGGCGCGGCCGTTATCGATGATATCATGGGACTGGTGATCCTGGCTGTTGTCACCGGAGTTATCAATACGGCCAACAGTGGCGGCTCCGGGATAGACTCGGTTCAGGTCCTGCTGATTGTGGCCAAAGCAGTCGGCTTCGTTGTCGGAGCCATTGTCATCGGGAATCTGTTGATGCCGACCGTGTTTAAAGCGGGAAGCAAATTCAAAGTGGGAGGCGTCCTGCTTTCGACCGGCTTGCTGGTTTGTTTCTCCCTGGCCTTTCTGGCCAATAAGATCGGTCTGGCCCCCATTGTCGGCGCTTTCGCCGCAGGATTGATTCTGGATAAGGTCCACTACAAGGAATTCACTGAGCGCGGCGAACACCATATCGAAGAACTGGTGGAGCCGATCGGAATCTTCCTTATTCCTATTTTCTTTGTCGAGATGGGCATGAAGGTTGACCTAAGGACCTTCGGCAATACCGAAATCCTCTTTTTTGCCGGCGTCATGAGCCTGGTCGCCATTATCGGGAAACAAGCTTGCTCGCTGGCTATTTTCGATAAAACCACCAACCGCCTGGCCATTGGCCTGGGGATGATTCCGCGCGGCGAGGTCGGCCTTATATTCGCCGCCATCGGCGCCAAAATGACTATTCTGGAACTTGATCATGTCACCGGGTTGATGCATAAAGTTCCGCTGGTGGATATCGGAACCTATTCCGCTGTCGTGATTATGGTCATGGTGACTACTCTGGTGACTCCCCCGCTTCTGAAATTTTCGCTTCTTAGGGGCGATAAAAAGAAAAAATAACTCGTCGGGGTAGAAAAAAGACCGGTCCGATGACCGGTCTTTTTATGTCCTGACTTCATTTCCATCTTTCCAG
It encodes:
- a CDS encoding cation:proton antiporter, whose protein sequence is MAEVLLGLIVILLAAKLGGDLFERFKQPAVLGELVIGMVIGNLSMIGFDAFEPFKHSVTLEVLAEIGVILLLFMVGLESSINEMMKVGAASFMVATFGVIAPFFLGWGIAILFLPEHSTYVHIFIGATLTATSVGITARVLKDIGKLKTNEAKIILGAAVIDDIMGLVILAVVTGVINTANSGGSGIDSVQVLLIVAKAVGFVVGAIVIGNLLMPTVFKAGSKFKVGGVLLSTGLLVCFSLAFLANKIGLAPIVGAFAAGLILDKVHYKEFTERGEHHIEELVEPIGIFLIPIFFVEMGMKVDLRTFGNTEILFFAGVMSLVAIIGKQACSLAIFDKTTNRLAIGLGMIPRGEVGLIFAAIGAKMTILELDHVTGLMHKVPLVDIGTYSAVVIMVMVTTLVTPPLLKFSLLRGDKKKK